One window of Bacillus alkalicellulosilyticus genomic DNA carries:
- a CDS encoding LacI family DNA-binding transcriptional regulator, protein MATIQEVAKLAGVSVATVSRVINNNTTVSPKSREKVETAIKELNYEPNLLGRNLRCSESRLLLVIIPSIDNPFYIKIINGIEEVARNMKYSIMLCANSSPERESLYFDMLKQRLADGIILMDPRVNMERLTSLSESYPIVQCSEYIAIESIPYVRIDNEIASYNAVTHLLSLGHTDIALINTDDRFIYAKHRKQGYLRALSEYGIEVNEDWLITADNHNFEDGKKAVKKVLQLEKKPTAIFAISDTLAIGVLKQIQDSGLRVPDDIAVVGFDGISFSEMTNPALTTVSQPMYQMGVEAATMLIEKIQSIPVTSRIVKHDLVVRESTIGKKIK, encoded by the coding sequence ATGGCTACGATTCAAGAAGTGGCAAAGTTAGCTGGCGTTTCAGTGGCTACGGTGTCACGTGTGATAAATAACAATACAACCGTATCCCCAAAGTCTAGAGAAAAAGTGGAAACTGCGATTAAAGAATTAAATTATGAACCCAATTTGCTTGGACGAAATTTAAGATGTTCAGAAAGTCGATTGCTGCTTGTGATAATTCCTTCGATTGACAACCCCTTTTATATTAAGATTATAAACGGGATCGAGGAAGTAGCTAGAAATATGAAATATAGCATTATGCTATGTGCCAATTCTAGCCCTGAACGAGAAAGCCTCTATTTTGACATGCTTAAGCAAAGATTGGCTGATGGGATTATACTGATGGACCCAAGAGTGAATATGGAGAGATTAACGAGTTTATCAGAAAGTTATCCTATTGTACAATGCAGTGAATATATTGCAATCGAAAGCATTCCCTATGTCAGAATTGATAATGAAATAGCCTCATATAATGCGGTTACTCATCTTTTATCTCTAGGTCATACTGACATTGCTTTGATTAATACAGATGATAGGTTTATCTATGCTAAGCATAGAAAACAAGGATATTTACGGGCTTTATCTGAATATGGAATAGAAGTGAATGAAGATTGGTTAATTACTGCGGATAATCATAATTTTGAAGACGGGAAAAAGGCTGTAAAAAAGGTATTGCAGTTAGAAAAAAAACCAACTGCTATTTTTGCTATTTCAGATACTCTTGCAATTGGGGTATTAAAACAAATTCAAGATTCCGGTCTCCGTGTTCCGGATGACATAGCGGTTGTAGGATTTGATGGTATTTCTTTTTCAGAAATGACAAACCCTGCGTTAACGACTGTTTCTCAACCGATGTATCAAATGGGAGTAGAAGCAGCAACAATGCTAATTGAAAAAATTCAGAGTATCCCTGTTACGAGTAGAATTGTTAAGCATGATCTCGTTGTGAGGGAATCGACAATAGGAAAAAAGATTAAGTAG
- a CDS encoding OsmC family protein has protein sequence MIFTMKENGFETEVEFGKLTVSGNEQFGFRPYQLLVSSIAVCSGGVLRKVLDKKRISFSDIKVTADVTRNEAGAQEIQSIHMHFLITGQNLDEKKIEKSLEVTRKNCSMVQSVKDSIKITESFEIVEG, from the coding sequence ATGATTTTTACAATGAAAGAAAATGGTTTTGAAACTGAAGTGGAATTTGGAAAACTTACGGTTTCAGGTAATGAACAATTTGGGTTTCGTCCATACCAATTACTTGTTTCTTCTATTGCTGTTTGTAGTGGTGGTGTTTTACGTAAGGTATTAGATAAAAAGCGTATTTCTTTTTCTGATATTAAAGTGACAGCGGATGTAACTAGAAATGAAGCTGGAGCTCAAGAGATTCAAAGCATTCACATGCACTTTCTGATTACTGGACAAAATCTTGATGAGAAGAAAATTGAGAAATCATTAGAGGTTACTCGTAAGAATTGTTCGATGGTGCAATCTGTTAAAGACAGTATTAAGATTACAGAGTCCTTTGAAATAGTTGAAGGCTAA
- a CDS encoding VLRF1 family aeRF1-type release factor, whose product MGYETRMDRLTEFSCEQGVITIYLNTVQEDQWRIRLKNGLKKLEQYIQLSGNEEEVKHFKKVKKKVAAKIKGHKTKMERGLLLFASADGRLLDMKTIPIEVDTEFHWEEKPVLDQMKLIDENYPRTGIIVVQQHDVLALDVDLGEVLDEMHYSYEIEEDEWRRYEGVAATERMASGTNQTDKVDERRLVNQKRWIKGILPIIEQQAKLKKWTNIYIVGTGEIARTVNQHLNKKVQKYIPKNLFPKKNQEIVKEVLS is encoded by the coding sequence ATGGGATATGAAACTCGAATGGACAGGCTTACGGAGTTTTCTTGTGAACAAGGGGTTATTACGATTTACTTAAACACAGTACAAGAGGACCAATGGAGAATCCGTTTGAAAAACGGTCTGAAAAAGCTAGAACAGTATATTCAACTTAGTGGCAATGAAGAGGAAGTAAAGCATTTCAAAAAAGTGAAGAAAAAAGTAGCTGCTAAAATTAAAGGACATAAAACAAAAATGGAACGGGGATTACTCTTGTTTGCCTCTGCTGATGGAAGATTATTAGATATGAAAACAATACCGATTGAGGTAGATACAGAATTTCATTGGGAAGAGAAACCGGTATTAGACCAGATGAAGCTTATTGATGAAAATTACCCGCGGACTGGCATCATAGTTGTGCAGCAGCATGATGTTCTTGCGTTAGATGTTGACTTGGGAGAAGTATTAGATGAAATGCATTATTCGTATGAAATTGAAGAAGATGAGTGGAGACGATACGAAGGTGTGGCTGCAACAGAAAGAATGGCATCCGGTACAAACCAAACAGACAAAGTAGACGAACGGCGCTTGGTAAATCAGAAAAGATGGATTAAGGGGATTCTACCGATCATAGAGCAACAAGCCAAACTGAAAAAGTGGACAAACATATATATTGTAGGTACCGGTGAAATAGCAAGAACCGTTAATCAACATTTAAATAAGAAAGTACAAAAATATATCCCAAAGAATCTATTTCCGAAAAAGAATCAAGAGATCGTAAAGGAAGTGTTATCTTAA